One genomic window of Syngnathus acus chromosome 11, fSynAcu1.2, whole genome shotgun sequence includes the following:
- the ago4 gene encoding protein argonaute-4 isoform X3 — MEALGPGPPAPTSLFQPPRRPGLGTVGKPIRLLANHFQVQIPKIDVYHYDIDIKPEKRPRRVNREVVDTMVRHFKMQIFGDRQPGYDGKRNMYTAHPLPIGRDRVDLEVTLPGEGKDQTFKVSLQWVSVVSLQMLLEALSGHLNEVPEDSVQALDVITRHLPSMRYTPVGRSFFSPPEGYYHPLGGGREVWFGFHQSVRPAMWNMMLNIDVSATAFYRAQPVIEFMCEVLDIQNINEQTKPLTDSQRVKFTKEIRGLKVEVTHCGQMKRKYRVCNVTRRPASHQTFPLQLENGQAMECTVAQYFKQKYNLQLKYPHLPCLQVGQEQKHTYLPLEVCNIVAGQRCIKKLTDNQTSTMIKATARSAPDRQEEISRLVKSNSMVGGPDPYLKEFGIVVHNDMTEVTGRVLPAPMLQYGGRVSTDTGRDCGRNKTVATPNQGVWDMRGKQFYAGIEIKVWAVACFAPQKQCREDLLKSFTDQLRKISKDAGMPIQGQPCFCKYAQGADSVEPMFKHLKMSYVGLQLIVVILPGKTPVYAEVKRVGDTLLGMATQCVQVKNVVKTSPQTLSNLCLKINAKLGGINNVLVPHQRPSVFQQPVIFLGADVTHPPAGDGKKPSIAAVVGSMDGHPSRYCATVRVQTSRQDMSQEQLFSQEVIQDLTNMVRELLIQFYKSTRFKPTRIIYYRGGVSEGQMKQVAWPELIAIRKACISLEEDYRPGITYIVVQKRHHTRLFCSDKAERVGKSGNVPAGTTVDSTITHPSEFDFYLCSHAGIQGTSRPSHYHVLWDDNCFTADELQLLTYQLCHTYVRCTRSVSIPAPAYYARLVAFRARYHLVDKDHDSAEGSHVSGQSNGRDPQALAKAVQIHYDTQHTMYFA; from the exons ATGGAAGCGCTCGGACCCG GCCCGCCTGCTCCTACCTCTCTGTTCCAGCCTCCGCGGCGTCCCGGCCTTGGCACGGTGGGGAAACCCATCCGTCTCCTGGCCAACCACTTCCAAGTGCAGATTCCCAAGATTGATGTCTATCATTATGATATTGACATCAAGCCTGAGAAACGGCCGCGGAGGGTCAACAG GGAAGTGGTGGACACCATGGTGCGGCActtcaaaatgcaaatttttgGAGATCGACAACCTGGCTATGATGGGAAGAGGAACATGTACACAGCGCACCCACTGCCGATAGGAAGGGACAGG GTGGATTTGGAGGTGACCCTACCTGGCGAAGGCAAAGATCAAACCTTCAAGGTTTCCTTGCAGTGGGTGTCTGTGGTCAGCCTTCAGATGCTCCTCGAAGCGTTGTCCGGTCACCTGAACGAAGTCCCGGAGGACTCCGTTCAGGCTCTGGATGTCATCACGCGGCATCTCCCTTCCATGAG ATACACTCCAGTGGGGcgttccttcttttctcctcctgAGGGCTACTACCATCCTTTAGGTGGAGGCAGGGAAGTGTGGTTTGGTTTCCATCAGTCCGTCCGTCCCGCCATGTGGAACATGATGCTCAACATCGATG TGTCGGCCACTGCTTTCTACCGTGCCCAGCCGGTGATCGAGTTCATGTGCGAGGTTTTAGATATCCAGAACATCAACGAACAAACCAAACCCCTGACTGATTCGCAGCGTGTCAAATTTACCAAGGAAATTAGAG GCTTGAAAGTGGAGGTCACCCACTGTGGCCAGATGAAGAGGAAGTACCGCGTGTGCAACGTCACCCGCCGGCCGGCTAGCCACCAAAC GTTCCCCTTACAGCTGGAGAATGGCCAGGCAATGGAGTGCACCGTCGCCCAGTATTTTAAGCAGAAGTACAATCTGCAACTCAAGTATCCTCATTTGCCCTGTCTGCAAGTAGGACAGGAACAGAAGCACACTTATCTGCCATTGGAG GTCTGCAACATCGTAGCCGGACAACGCTGTATTAAGAAACTCACAGACAACCAGACGTCCACCATGATCAAAGCTACCGCTCGCTCCGCCCCTGATAGACAAGAAGAGATCAGCAGACTG GTCAAAAGCAACAGCATGGTCGGGGGCCCGGACCCGTACCTGAAGGAATTTGGCATTGTGGTTCACAATGACATGACCGAGGTGACCGGACGAGTGCTCCCTGCGCCCATGCTACAGTATGGGGGCCGGGTGAGTACAGATACCGGGAGGGACTGCGGCAGG AATAAAACGGTGGCCACGCCCAATCAGGGCGTGTGGGATATGAGAGGCAAGCAGTTCTACGCCGGTATCGAGATCAAGGTCTGGGCCGTGGCTTGCTTCGCGCCGCAGAAACAATGCCGAGAGGATCTGCTCAA GAGCTTCACTGACCAATTGCGTAAGATCTCAAAGGATGCCGGGATGCCCATTCAGGGCCAGCCATGTTTCTGTAAATACGCCCAAGGGGCGGACAGTGTGGAGCCTATGTTTAAACACCTCAAGATGTCTTACGTGGGGCTGCAGCTCATTGTTGTCATCCTGCCTGGAAAAACACCCGTCTATG CTGAGGTGAAGCGTGTTGGGGACACTCTCCTCGGAATGGCCACTCAGTGTGTTCAGGTGAAGAATGTGGTCAAGACGTCCCCGCAAACGCTCTCCAACCTCTGCCTCAAGATCAATGCCAAGCTGGGAGGCATCAACAACGTCCTGGTGCCGCACCAGAG gCCGTCCGTGTTCCAGCAGCCCGTCATCTTCCTGGGCGCAGATGTCACTCATCCCCCAGCAGGTGACGGCAAGAAACCATCCATAGCGGCGGTGGTGGGCAGCATGGATGGCCACCCGAGCCGTTACTGCGCCACAGTTCGAGTCCAGACGTCCCGTCAAGACATGTCCCAG GAGCAGCTCTTCAGTCAGGAAGTCATTCAAGACCTGACCAACATGGTGCGAGAGCTACTGATCCAGTTTTACAAGTCCACACGCTTCAAGCCAACTCGTATCATCTATTATCGCGGCGGTGTGTCTGAAGGCCAGATGAAACAG gtcGCATGGCCGGAGTTGATAGCCATCAGGAAGGCGTGCATCAGTCTAGAGGAGGACTACCGGCCGGGCATTACCTACATTGTGGTCCAGAAGCGTCATCACACTCGTCTTTTCTGCTCTGATAAAGCTGAGAGG GTTGGGAAGAGTGGCAACGTACCAGCCGGCACCACGGTGGACAGCACCATCACGCATCCGTCCGAGTTTGATTTCTATCTGTGCAGCCACGCTGGAATTCAG GGTACCAGTCGTCCATCCCACTACCACGTCCTGTGGGACGACAACTGTTTCACGGCCGACGAACTGCAGCTTCTCACCTACCAGCTGTGCCACACTTACGTCCGCTGCACGCGCTCCGTCTCCATCCCGGCGCCCGCTTACTACGCCAGGCTGGTGGCTTTCCGGGCTCGATACCATCTGGTGGACAAAGACCATGACAG tgctGAGGGAAGCCATGTGTCAGGTCAGAGTAACGGCCGTGACCCTCAGGCTTTAGCCAAGGCGGTTCAGATCCACTATGACACCCAGCACACCATGTACTTCGCCTAA
- the c19h1orf109 gene encoding uncharacterized protein C1orf109 homolog — protein sequence MSKPALLTIHQVLRKSFHNLENHQKMWTSVLAECIPLMASLENLAEQSRALSNIQISNTPLKAFPEVEELLRFKLLQAMDTVLCKLHENMASLHSLRDSLSNQVSTVVQLYEQNTDSLDLVTVTERSAIIPSVVDMLEWLQDAERHYRRQFIRRKTLLHTLSSGNLDFLGSSTKRWKELDSPTEEDRITDTLCKVSFIGSG from the exons ATGTCGAAACCTGCCCTCCTAACCATCCATCAAGTATTGAGAAAAAGCTTCCATAATCTCGAAAACCACCAAAAGATGTGGACGAGCGTTTTAGCAGAGTGCATCCCTCTGATGGCATCTCTGGAGAATTTAGCAGAGCAATCGAGGGCGCTTTCCAACATCCAGATCTCCAATACGCCTCTGAAAGCCTTTCCAGAAGTAGAGGAACTGCTGCGTTTCAAGCTCTTGCAAGCCATGGATACCGTGTTGTGCAAACTCCATGAAAATAT GGCTTCACTCCACTCACTGAGAGACTCGCTGAGTAACCAGGTCTCAACAGTTGTCCAGTTGTATGAGCAAAACACAGATAGTCTGGATTTGGTCACTGTCACCGAGCGCTCAGCCATCATCCCATCCGTCGTGGACATGCTGGAGTGGCTCCAGGATGCTGAGCGTCACTATCGACGACA ATTCATAAGGAGGAAGACGCTGCTGCACACACTCAGTTCAGGCAACCTCGATTTTTTGGGATCTTCTACTAAGAGATGGAAAGAGTTGGACTCTCCCACTGAAGAGGATCGCATCACAG ATACACTTTGCAAAGTCTCCTTCATTGGATCTGGCTAA
- the cdca8 gene encoding borealin isoform X2, which translates to MAPRKRTTKQVKKQLSSSKLIAFLEDFDNEVQTRLHQLHEKEFHLLKDLRNSYNMAIIKLPSEYRKMTWLEIFTSEKKSAAKSGSNEEKAPRTLKKGRPAKKPPTTSKRAKALSIIQQNGPVRRSSRNPTVTPARSLLDASMMGKTPLITPRFDPRLPNTPGLRVPRHKERVFSFSVNGSPITDNNDEIIINVPVGNGESIQLLASQVDSVDLSTLGETALRNIRLLQNRLSTLCES; encoded by the exons ATGGCTCCCAGGAAAAGAACCACCAAGCAAGTGAAAAAACAACTCAGCAGCTCCAAACTCATCGCATTTCTGGAAGATTTCGACAATGAAG TACAAACAAGACTTCATCAACTGCACGAGAAGGAATTCCATTTGTTGAAGGATCTTCGCAACAGCTACAATATGGCTATCATTAAGCTCCCATCTGAATATAGGAAAATGACTTGGTTGGAAATTTTCA CGTCGGAGAAGAAGAGCGCAGCCAAATCTGGTTCAAATGAAGAAAAGGCACCTAGGACTTTGAAAAAG GGGAGACCTGCAAAGAAGCCCCCAACTACATCAAAACGAGCAAAAGCTCTGTCAATCATCCAACAAAATGGACCAGTCAGAAG ATCATCAAGGAATCCCACGGTGACTCCCGCAAGGTCCCTGTTGGACGCCTCCATGATGGGTAAAACGCCCCTCATCACGCCACGCTTTGACCCAAG ACTTCCCAACACTCCAGGTTTGAGAGTTCCTCGCCACAAGGAGAGAGTCTTCAGCTTTTCCGTCAACGGCTCGCCCATCACCGACAACAACGATGAGATTATTATAAATGTCCCAGTTGGTAATGGAGAG agtaTTCAGCTGCTGGCTAGTCAGGTGGATTCAGTGGATCTGTCCACGCTGGGTGAAACCGCCTTGAGGAATATTCGCCTTTTGCAG AATCGTCTCTCAACACTGTGTGAATCCTAG
- the LOC119129980 gene encoding claudin-4: protein MVNTGMQLISFTCAVTGWIMAIAVTALPQWKVSAFIGSNILTSEIKWEGIWMSCIYQTTGHMQCKTYDSLLALPPDIQAARALMCLAIFLGWLSCTVSCCGMKCTTCAGDDRQAKAGIALSGGILFILTGLCVLVPVSWTANTVIQDFYNPNVPVMHKRELGQAIYLGWAAAVILMISGAVLSSTCPLAERGGRYRRGYVGRSFANSPVSAPNLPKTITSTSLPLKEYV, encoded by the coding sequence ATGGTTAACACTGGCATGCAACTCATCAGCTTCACTTGCGCCGTCACCGGCTGGATCATGGCGATAGCGGTCACGGCCCTGCCTCAATGGAAAGTGTCGGCCTTTATCGGCAGCAACATCCTGACGTCAGAAATCAAGTGGGAGGGCATCTGGATGAGCTGCATTTACCAGACCACCGGTCACATGCAATGCAAGACGTACGACTCCCTGCTGGCCTTGCCTCCTGACATCCAAGCTGCACGTGCCCTTATGTGTTTGGCTATCTTCTTGGGCTGGCTCTCCTGTACCGTGTCCTGCTGCGGAATGAAGTGCACCACCTGCGCTGGAGATGATCGCCAAGCAAAAGCGGGCATCGCGCTTTCCGGGGGGATTCTTTTCATCCTGACCGGCTTGTGCGTTCTCGTTCCCGTTTCCTGGACGGCTAACACGGTCATTCAGGATTTCTACAACCCCAACGTGCCCGTGATGCATAAACGAGAGCTCGGCCAGGCTATTTATCTGGGTTGGGCCGCTGCGGTTATTTTGATGATTAGCGGAGCTGTGCTTAGTAGCACGTGCCCCCTGGCGGAGAGGGGAGGCAGGTACCGGAGGGGGTACGTGGGTCGCAGCTTTGCTAATTCACCTGTTTCTGCACCCAATTTGCCCAAAACCATCACATCTACAAGTCTCCCACTTAAGGAGTATGTGTAA
- the cdca8 gene encoding borealin isoform X1 has product MTYQVMAPRKRTTKQVKKQLSSSKLIAFLEDFDNEVQTRLHQLHEKEFHLLKDLRNSYNMAIIKLPSEYRKMTWLEIFTSEKKSAAKSGSNEEKAPRTLKKGRPAKKPPTTSKRAKALSIIQQNGPVRRSSRNPTVTPARSLLDASMMGKTPLITPRFDPRLPNTPGLRVPRHKERVFSFSVNGSPITDNNDEIIINVPVGNGESIQLLASQVDSVDLSTLGETALRNIRLLQNRLSTLCES; this is encoded by the exons ATGACTTATCAAG TCATGGCTCCCAGGAAAAGAACCACCAAGCAAGTGAAAAAACAACTCAGCAGCTCCAAACTCATCGCATTTCTGGAAGATTTCGACAATGAAG TACAAACAAGACTTCATCAACTGCACGAGAAGGAATTCCATTTGTTGAAGGATCTTCGCAACAGCTACAATATGGCTATCATTAAGCTCCCATCTGAATATAGGAAAATGACTTGGTTGGAAATTTTCA CGTCGGAGAAGAAGAGCGCAGCCAAATCTGGTTCAAATGAAGAAAAGGCACCTAGGACTTTGAAAAAG GGGAGACCTGCAAAGAAGCCCCCAACTACATCAAAACGAGCAAAAGCTCTGTCAATCATCCAACAAAATGGACCAGTCAGAAG ATCATCAAGGAATCCCACGGTGACTCCCGCAAGGTCCCTGTTGGACGCCTCCATGATGGGTAAAACGCCCCTCATCACGCCACGCTTTGACCCAAG ACTTCCCAACACTCCAGGTTTGAGAGTTCCTCGCCACAAGGAGAGAGTCTTCAGCTTTTCCGTCAACGGCTCGCCCATCACCGACAACAACGATGAGATTATTATAAATGTCCCAGTTGGTAATGGAGAG agtaTTCAGCTGCTGGCTAGTCAGGTGGATTCAGTGGATCTGTCCACGCTGGGTGAAACCGCCTTGAGGAATATTCGCCTTTTGCAG AATCGTCTCTCAACACTGTGTGAATCCTAG
- the ago4 gene encoding protein argonaute-4 isoform X1 has product MEALGPGPPAPTSLFQPPRRPGLGTVGKPIRLLANHFQVQIPKIDVYHYDIDIKPEKRPRRVNREVVDTMVRHFKMQIFGDRQPGYDGKRNMYTAHPLPIGRDRVDLEVTLPGEGKDQTFKVSLQWVSVVSLQMLLEALSGHLNEVPEDSVQALDVITRHLPSMRYTPVGRSFFSPPEGYYHPLGGGREVWFGFHQSVRPAMWNMMLNIDVSATAFYRAQPVIEFMCEVLDIQNINEQTKPLTDSQRVKFTKEIRVFFPCALTGLKVEVTHCGQMKRKYRVCNVTRRPASHQTFPLQLENGQAMECTVAQYFKQKYNLQLKYPHLPCLQVGQEQKHTYLPLEVCNIVAGQRCIKKLTDNQTSTMIKATARSAPDRQEEISRLVKSNSMVGGPDPYLKEFGIVVHNDMTEVTGRVLPAPMLQYGGRVSTDTGRDCGRGLSPQNKTVATPNQGVWDMRGKQFYAGIEIKVWAVACFAPQKQCREDLLKSFTDQLRKISKDAGMPIQGQPCFCKYAQGADSVEPMFKHLKMSYVGLQLIVVILPGKTPVYAEVKRVGDTLLGMATQCVQVKNVVKTSPQTLSNLCLKINAKLGGINNVLVPHQRPSVFQQPVIFLGADVTHPPAGDGKKPSIAAVVGSMDGHPSRYCATVRVQTSRQDMSQEQLFSQEVIQDLTNMVRELLIQFYKSTRFKPTRIIYYRGGVSEGQMKQVAWPELIAIRKACISLEEDYRPGITYIVVQKRHHTRLFCSDKAERVGKSGNVPAGTTVDSTITHPSEFDFYLCSHAGIQGTSRPSHYHVLWDDNCFTADELQLLTYQLCHTYVRCTRSVSIPAPAYYARLVAFRARYHLVDKDHDSAEGSHVSGQSNGRDPQALAKAVQIHYDTQHTMYFA; this is encoded by the exons ATGGAAGCGCTCGGACCCG GCCCGCCTGCTCCTACCTCTCTGTTCCAGCCTCCGCGGCGTCCCGGCCTTGGCACGGTGGGGAAACCCATCCGTCTCCTGGCCAACCACTTCCAAGTGCAGATTCCCAAGATTGATGTCTATCATTATGATATTGACATCAAGCCTGAGAAACGGCCGCGGAGGGTCAACAG GGAAGTGGTGGACACCATGGTGCGGCActtcaaaatgcaaatttttgGAGATCGACAACCTGGCTATGATGGGAAGAGGAACATGTACACAGCGCACCCACTGCCGATAGGAAGGGACAGG GTGGATTTGGAGGTGACCCTACCTGGCGAAGGCAAAGATCAAACCTTCAAGGTTTCCTTGCAGTGGGTGTCTGTGGTCAGCCTTCAGATGCTCCTCGAAGCGTTGTCCGGTCACCTGAACGAAGTCCCGGAGGACTCCGTTCAGGCTCTGGATGTCATCACGCGGCATCTCCCTTCCATGAG ATACACTCCAGTGGGGcgttccttcttttctcctcctgAGGGCTACTACCATCCTTTAGGTGGAGGCAGGGAAGTGTGGTTTGGTTTCCATCAGTCCGTCCGTCCCGCCATGTGGAACATGATGCTCAACATCGATG TGTCGGCCACTGCTTTCTACCGTGCCCAGCCGGTGATCGAGTTCATGTGCGAGGTTTTAGATATCCAGAACATCAACGAACAAACCAAACCCCTGACTGATTCGCAGCGTGTCAAATTTACCAAGGAAATTAGAG ttttttttccttgcgcCTTGACAGGCTTGAAAGTGGAGGTCACCCACTGTGGCCAGATGAAGAGGAAGTACCGCGTGTGCAACGTCACCCGCCGGCCGGCTAGCCACCAAAC GTTCCCCTTACAGCTGGAGAATGGCCAGGCAATGGAGTGCACCGTCGCCCAGTATTTTAAGCAGAAGTACAATCTGCAACTCAAGTATCCTCATTTGCCCTGTCTGCAAGTAGGACAGGAACAGAAGCACACTTATCTGCCATTGGAG GTCTGCAACATCGTAGCCGGACAACGCTGTATTAAGAAACTCACAGACAACCAGACGTCCACCATGATCAAAGCTACCGCTCGCTCCGCCCCTGATAGACAAGAAGAGATCAGCAGACTG GTCAAAAGCAACAGCATGGTCGGGGGCCCGGACCCGTACCTGAAGGAATTTGGCATTGTGGTTCACAATGACATGACCGAGGTGACCGGACGAGTGCTCCCTGCGCCCATGCTACAGTATGGGGGCCGGGTGAGTACAGATACCGGGAGGGACTGCGGCAGG GGACTCTCTCCGCAGAATAAAACGGTGGCCACGCCCAATCAGGGCGTGTGGGATATGAGAGGCAAGCAGTTCTACGCCGGTATCGAGATCAAGGTCTGGGCCGTGGCTTGCTTCGCGCCGCAGAAACAATGCCGAGAGGATCTGCTCAA GAGCTTCACTGACCAATTGCGTAAGATCTCAAAGGATGCCGGGATGCCCATTCAGGGCCAGCCATGTTTCTGTAAATACGCCCAAGGGGCGGACAGTGTGGAGCCTATGTTTAAACACCTCAAGATGTCTTACGTGGGGCTGCAGCTCATTGTTGTCATCCTGCCTGGAAAAACACCCGTCTATG CTGAGGTGAAGCGTGTTGGGGACACTCTCCTCGGAATGGCCACTCAGTGTGTTCAGGTGAAGAATGTGGTCAAGACGTCCCCGCAAACGCTCTCCAACCTCTGCCTCAAGATCAATGCCAAGCTGGGAGGCATCAACAACGTCCTGGTGCCGCACCAGAG gCCGTCCGTGTTCCAGCAGCCCGTCATCTTCCTGGGCGCAGATGTCACTCATCCCCCAGCAGGTGACGGCAAGAAACCATCCATAGCGGCGGTGGTGGGCAGCATGGATGGCCACCCGAGCCGTTACTGCGCCACAGTTCGAGTCCAGACGTCCCGTCAAGACATGTCCCAG GAGCAGCTCTTCAGTCAGGAAGTCATTCAAGACCTGACCAACATGGTGCGAGAGCTACTGATCCAGTTTTACAAGTCCACACGCTTCAAGCCAACTCGTATCATCTATTATCGCGGCGGTGTGTCTGAAGGCCAGATGAAACAG gtcGCATGGCCGGAGTTGATAGCCATCAGGAAGGCGTGCATCAGTCTAGAGGAGGACTACCGGCCGGGCATTACCTACATTGTGGTCCAGAAGCGTCATCACACTCGTCTTTTCTGCTCTGATAAAGCTGAGAGG GTTGGGAAGAGTGGCAACGTACCAGCCGGCACCACGGTGGACAGCACCATCACGCATCCGTCCGAGTTTGATTTCTATCTGTGCAGCCACGCTGGAATTCAG GGTACCAGTCGTCCATCCCACTACCACGTCCTGTGGGACGACAACTGTTTCACGGCCGACGAACTGCAGCTTCTCACCTACCAGCTGTGCCACACTTACGTCCGCTGCACGCGCTCCGTCTCCATCCCGGCGCCCGCTTACTACGCCAGGCTGGTGGCTTTCCGGGCTCGATACCATCTGGTGGACAAAGACCATGACAG tgctGAGGGAAGCCATGTGTCAGGTCAGAGTAACGGCCGTGACCCTCAGGCTTTAGCCAAGGCGGTTCAGATCCACTATGACACCCAGCACACCATGTACTTCGCCTAA
- the ago4 gene encoding protein argonaute-4 isoform X2, giving the protein MEALGPGPPAPTSLFQPPRRPGLGTVGKPIRLLANHFQVQIPKIDVYHYDIDIKPEKRPRRVNREVVDTMVRHFKMQIFGDRQPGYDGKRNMYTAHPLPIGRDRVDLEVTLPGEGKDQTFKVSLQWVSVVSLQMLLEALSGHLNEVPEDSVQALDVITRHLPSMRYTPVGRSFFSPPEGYYHPLGGGREVWFGFHQSVRPAMWNMMLNIDVSATAFYRAQPVIEFMCEVLDIQNINEQTKPLTDSQRVKFTKEIRGLKVEVTHCGQMKRKYRVCNVTRRPASHQTFPLQLENGQAMECTVAQYFKQKYNLQLKYPHLPCLQVGQEQKHTYLPLEVCNIVAGQRCIKKLTDNQTSTMIKATARSAPDRQEEISRLVKSNSMVGGPDPYLKEFGIVVHNDMTEVTGRVLPAPMLQYGGRVSTDTGRDCGRGLSPQNKTVATPNQGVWDMRGKQFYAGIEIKVWAVACFAPQKQCREDLLKSFTDQLRKISKDAGMPIQGQPCFCKYAQGADSVEPMFKHLKMSYVGLQLIVVILPGKTPVYAEVKRVGDTLLGMATQCVQVKNVVKTSPQTLSNLCLKINAKLGGINNVLVPHQRPSVFQQPVIFLGADVTHPPAGDGKKPSIAAVVGSMDGHPSRYCATVRVQTSRQDMSQEQLFSQEVIQDLTNMVRELLIQFYKSTRFKPTRIIYYRGGVSEGQMKQVAWPELIAIRKACISLEEDYRPGITYIVVQKRHHTRLFCSDKAERVGKSGNVPAGTTVDSTITHPSEFDFYLCSHAGIQGTSRPSHYHVLWDDNCFTADELQLLTYQLCHTYVRCTRSVSIPAPAYYARLVAFRARYHLVDKDHDSAEGSHVSGQSNGRDPQALAKAVQIHYDTQHTMYFA; this is encoded by the exons ATGGAAGCGCTCGGACCCG GCCCGCCTGCTCCTACCTCTCTGTTCCAGCCTCCGCGGCGTCCCGGCCTTGGCACGGTGGGGAAACCCATCCGTCTCCTGGCCAACCACTTCCAAGTGCAGATTCCCAAGATTGATGTCTATCATTATGATATTGACATCAAGCCTGAGAAACGGCCGCGGAGGGTCAACAG GGAAGTGGTGGACACCATGGTGCGGCActtcaaaatgcaaatttttgGAGATCGACAACCTGGCTATGATGGGAAGAGGAACATGTACACAGCGCACCCACTGCCGATAGGAAGGGACAGG GTGGATTTGGAGGTGACCCTACCTGGCGAAGGCAAAGATCAAACCTTCAAGGTTTCCTTGCAGTGGGTGTCTGTGGTCAGCCTTCAGATGCTCCTCGAAGCGTTGTCCGGTCACCTGAACGAAGTCCCGGAGGACTCCGTTCAGGCTCTGGATGTCATCACGCGGCATCTCCCTTCCATGAG ATACACTCCAGTGGGGcgttccttcttttctcctcctgAGGGCTACTACCATCCTTTAGGTGGAGGCAGGGAAGTGTGGTTTGGTTTCCATCAGTCCGTCCGTCCCGCCATGTGGAACATGATGCTCAACATCGATG TGTCGGCCACTGCTTTCTACCGTGCCCAGCCGGTGATCGAGTTCATGTGCGAGGTTTTAGATATCCAGAACATCAACGAACAAACCAAACCCCTGACTGATTCGCAGCGTGTCAAATTTACCAAGGAAATTAGAG GCTTGAAAGTGGAGGTCACCCACTGTGGCCAGATGAAGAGGAAGTACCGCGTGTGCAACGTCACCCGCCGGCCGGCTAGCCACCAAAC GTTCCCCTTACAGCTGGAGAATGGCCAGGCAATGGAGTGCACCGTCGCCCAGTATTTTAAGCAGAAGTACAATCTGCAACTCAAGTATCCTCATTTGCCCTGTCTGCAAGTAGGACAGGAACAGAAGCACACTTATCTGCCATTGGAG GTCTGCAACATCGTAGCCGGACAACGCTGTATTAAGAAACTCACAGACAACCAGACGTCCACCATGATCAAAGCTACCGCTCGCTCCGCCCCTGATAGACAAGAAGAGATCAGCAGACTG GTCAAAAGCAACAGCATGGTCGGGGGCCCGGACCCGTACCTGAAGGAATTTGGCATTGTGGTTCACAATGACATGACCGAGGTGACCGGACGAGTGCTCCCTGCGCCCATGCTACAGTATGGGGGCCGGGTGAGTACAGATACCGGGAGGGACTGCGGCAGG GGACTCTCTCCGCAGAATAAAACGGTGGCCACGCCCAATCAGGGCGTGTGGGATATGAGAGGCAAGCAGTTCTACGCCGGTATCGAGATCAAGGTCTGGGCCGTGGCTTGCTTCGCGCCGCAGAAACAATGCCGAGAGGATCTGCTCAA GAGCTTCACTGACCAATTGCGTAAGATCTCAAAGGATGCCGGGATGCCCATTCAGGGCCAGCCATGTTTCTGTAAATACGCCCAAGGGGCGGACAGTGTGGAGCCTATGTTTAAACACCTCAAGATGTCTTACGTGGGGCTGCAGCTCATTGTTGTCATCCTGCCTGGAAAAACACCCGTCTATG CTGAGGTGAAGCGTGTTGGGGACACTCTCCTCGGAATGGCCACTCAGTGTGTTCAGGTGAAGAATGTGGTCAAGACGTCCCCGCAAACGCTCTCCAACCTCTGCCTCAAGATCAATGCCAAGCTGGGAGGCATCAACAACGTCCTGGTGCCGCACCAGAG gCCGTCCGTGTTCCAGCAGCCCGTCATCTTCCTGGGCGCAGATGTCACTCATCCCCCAGCAGGTGACGGCAAGAAACCATCCATAGCGGCGGTGGTGGGCAGCATGGATGGCCACCCGAGCCGTTACTGCGCCACAGTTCGAGTCCAGACGTCCCGTCAAGACATGTCCCAG GAGCAGCTCTTCAGTCAGGAAGTCATTCAAGACCTGACCAACATGGTGCGAGAGCTACTGATCCAGTTTTACAAGTCCACACGCTTCAAGCCAACTCGTATCATCTATTATCGCGGCGGTGTGTCTGAAGGCCAGATGAAACAG gtcGCATGGCCGGAGTTGATAGCCATCAGGAAGGCGTGCATCAGTCTAGAGGAGGACTACCGGCCGGGCATTACCTACATTGTGGTCCAGAAGCGTCATCACACTCGTCTTTTCTGCTCTGATAAAGCTGAGAGG GTTGGGAAGAGTGGCAACGTACCAGCCGGCACCACGGTGGACAGCACCATCACGCATCCGTCCGAGTTTGATTTCTATCTGTGCAGCCACGCTGGAATTCAG GGTACCAGTCGTCCATCCCACTACCACGTCCTGTGGGACGACAACTGTTTCACGGCCGACGAACTGCAGCTTCTCACCTACCAGCTGTGCCACACTTACGTCCGCTGCACGCGCTCCGTCTCCATCCCGGCGCCCGCTTACTACGCCAGGCTGGTGGCTTTCCGGGCTCGATACCATCTGGTGGACAAAGACCATGACAG tgctGAGGGAAGCCATGTGTCAGGTCAGAGTAACGGCCGTGACCCTCAGGCTTTAGCCAAGGCGGTTCAGATCCACTATGACACCCAGCACACCATGTACTTCGCCTAA